The Saccharomyces mikatae IFO 1815 strain IFO1815 genome assembly, chromosome: 11 genome has a segment encoding these proteins:
- the PTK1 gene encoding putative serine/threonine protein kinase PTK1 (similar to Saccharomyces cerevisiae PTK2 (YJR059W) and PTK1 (YKL198C); ancestral locus Anc_1.507): MTASHNHSTKISQQPISSVSALKFFGKKLLSSNHEHKLKKKASVPPSFHSPSTNKTESPSSKLPSSLKTSRRANSFVHTTNNNSSSSPISHKILRPGSAGISISRGNRHSSTSRNASNSKFSNERMVYNPYGVSTPSTSLSSSSTTTKKDPDLGFYLHDGDSNIRMLPIPIVDPNEYLPDEIKEASVQFSDNFVFDDENKTIGWGGSCEVRKIRSKYRKKDVFALKKLNMIYNETPEKFYKRCSKEFIIAKHLSHHVHITNTFLLVKVPTTVYITRGWGFIMELGLRDLFAMIQKSGWRNVALVEKYCIFKQVARGVKFCHDQGIAHRDLKPENVLLSPEGVCKLTDFGISDWYHTDPHDLSSPIKKCAGMIGSPPYAPPEVMYYDVKKHYGTELQQPYDPRALDCYGLGIILMTLVNNVIPFLESCSCDTGFRDYCDAYENFIRLHNRGFRDRGNHRPGPGMEYHLARNFKNGHASRVAWRLADPEASTRYTMDDLFEDPWFQGIETCVDADDEFVCKKPIIKTTTYENLRGFHITTDVATTTPTSNPFLKTRVPIRSMVDIAAHPSMMAPAPEPAPAAAQPPPPPARSCAGAEVLFTVKETPPISDETSAVPATPAVPATPATPKSTPAPHRAVVHHHLNITSSLVTSSSAASSQIQAST, encoded by the coding sequence ATGACAGCCTCCCACAATCATTCTACCAAGATATCCCAACAACCAATTTCCTCAGTATCAGCATTGAAGTTTTTCGGCAAGAAGCTGTTGAGCTCTAACCATGAGCataaactgaaaaaaaaggcctCCGTACCTCCAAGTTTCCACTCCCCAAGTACAAACAAAACCGAATCCCCCAGTTCGAAACTGCCGAGCTCATTAAAGACCTCCCGCCGTGCAAACTCCTTTGTTCACACaaccaacaacaacagctCTTCGTCGCCTATCTCACACAAAATTCTACGCCCGGGTAGCGCCGGTATATCCATATCAAGAGGGAACAGGCATTCCTCCACTTCGCGTAATGCCTCAAACTCCAAGTTCAGCAACGAACGCATGGTGTATAACCCATACGGTGTCTCAACACCGAGTACATCGCTATCGTCTTCCTCCACTACTACGAAAAAGGACCCTGATTTGGGATTCTACCTTCACGACGGGGATTCGAACATCCGCATGCTGCCGATCCCGATCGTCGACCCGAACGAGTATCTACCAGACGAGATAAAGGAGGCGAGCGTACAATTTAGCGACAACTTCGTCTTTGATGACGAGAACAAAACCATCGGATGGGGTGGCTCGTGCGAAGTGCGCAAAATCCGTTCTAAGTACCGCAAGAAGGATGTATTCGCTCTAAAGAAGCTAAACATGATCTACAATGAAACGCCGGAGAAGTTCTACAAGCGTTGTTCGAAAGAATTCATCATCGCAAAGCACTTAAGTCACCACGTCCACATCACAAACACCTTCCTCTTGGTCAAGGTGCCCACCACCGTGTACATCACTCGCGGGTGGGGGTTCATCATGGAGCTTGGCCTACGAGATCTCTTTGCGATGATCCAAAAATCCGGGTGGCGAAATGTCGCCCTTGTGGAGAAGTACTGCATCTTCAAACAGGTAGCGCGTGGCGTCAAATTCTGTCATGACCAGGGCATCGCCCATCGTGACTTGAAACCTGAAAATGTGCTTTTATCCCCGGAAGGCGTGTGTAAGCTGACAGATTTCGGTATTTCAGACTGGTACCACACAGATCCACACGACTTGTCAAGCCCCATTAAAAAGTGCGCGGGAATGATTGGCTCGCCACCGTACGCGCCTCCAGAGGTGATGTACTACGACGTTAAGAAACACTATGGCACAGAGTTGCAGCAGCCGTACGACCCACGTGCTCTGGATTGCTACGGCCTAGGCATCATCCTCATGACCCTCGTCAACAATGTTATTCCATTCCTAGAGTCATGCAGCTGTGACACTGGCTTCCGCGATTACTGTGACGCATATGAAAACTTCATTCGCCTTCATAACCGCGGGTTTCGCGATCGCGGTAACCACCGCCCGGGGCCGGGAATGGAGTATCACTTGGCTAGAAACTTCAAGAATGGCCATGCGTCCCGCGTGGCGTGGCGCCTCGCCGACCCGGAAGCCTCCACTCGCTACACCATGGACGATTTATTTGAAGATCCGTGGTTCCAGGGCATCGAAACGTGTGTAGATGCTGACGACGAGTTTGTGTGCAAGAAACCTATTATCAAGACCACAACGTATGAGAATCTACGTGGGTTCCATATCACTACAGACGTTGCGACAACTACACCCACCTCAAATCCTTTTCTGAAGACCCGTGTCCCCATTAGGTCAATGGTCGATATAGCCGCCCATCCTTCCATGATGGCACCGGCACCGGAGCCAGCACCAGCGGCAGCACAGCCGCCGCCGCCGCCAGCGCGCTCGTGCGCTGGCGCGGAGGTGCTGTTTACGGTTAAAGAAACCCCACCGATCAGTGACGAAACCTCCGCAGTTCCCGCAACTCCCGCAGTTCCCGCAACTCCCGCAACTCCCAAGTCAACTCCCGCTCCACATAGGGCTGTCGTGCATCACCATCTGAACATCACTAGCAGCTTGGTTACTAGCTCTAGTGCGGCATCTTCTCAGATTCAGGCGTCAACTTAA